The Shewanella algae DNA segment TCCCAGAGTCAGTCCCTGGTTAAGGTTTGCCTTCTTGCCCGACTATAACGTCAGCGCCATGGAGGTGATCTGCCCGGGTACGGATTTGTCAGAGCAGATATCCACCGCCGGCAAGGAAGCCTCGGGCACAGGCAATATGAAGTTCATGATGAATGGCGCCCTGACCATAGGCACTCTGGATGGTGCCAATATCGAGATGCTCGAAGAGGTAGGTGAAGACAACTTCTTTCTGTTTGGCCTCAATGCCCTGGCGGTGGAGGAGCTCAAGGCGCACTACTGCCCGGCGCAATATATAGCGTCCTCGGCGGCGCTCTGCGGCGTAATGGCGCTGCTCAAAAGTGGTCACTTTAATCTGCAGGAACCGGGGATATTCGACCCTATCATAGCCGCCATTGAGTCGCCCCAAGATCCCTGGATGCTGGCGGCCGACTTTGAAACCTACCGTCTGGCTCAGCTGCAAGCCGCCAAGGCTTATCAGGATCCTCAGCGCTGGACCGCCATGAGTATTCGCAACACCGCGGTCAGTGGCCGCTTCTCCAGCGATGTCACCATAGCCGGTTATCGCGACCATATCTGGGGCGCGCAGTGAGCGCCTTTTTCTGTTAATTGGGAGCACGCTTTTATGCCGAATCCGAGTCCGCGTTATATCAGTAACCTTACCCGTGAAACCTATGCCCTGATCCTGGCCGGAGGCCGGGGTTCCCGCCTCCATGAGCTGACCGATTGGCGGGCCAAGCCGGCGCTCTATTTTGGCGGCAAGTTCAGGATCATCGACTTTCCGCTGTCCAACTGCATCAACTCGGGGATCCGCCGGGTAGGGGTGGTGACCCAGTACAAGTCCCATTCGCTTATCCGCCACGTGACCCGCGGCTGGGGGCATTTCAAAAAGGAGTTGGGGGAGTCGGTGGAGATATTGCCGGCGTCCCAACGTTATTCGGACAACTGGTATCAGGGCACGGCCGATGCTGTGTTTCAGAACATAGACATCATACGTCACGAGCTGCCGCGCTATGTGATGGTGCTTTCGGGCGATCATATCTACCGCATGGATTACGCCGGTCTGCTGGCCGCTCATGCCGAGTCCGGCGCCGATATGACGGTTTCCTGTATGGAGGTGCCGGTGGCCGAAGCGGCCAACGCCTTTGGGGTGATGGAGGTGGACAGCAGCAACCGTATTCTGGGGTTTGAAGAGAAACCTGTCGAACCCAAGCCCTTGCCGGATAACCCCGAATCCTGCCTGGCATCCATGGGCAACTATGTGTTCAACACAGAGTTTCTGTTTGAACAGCTGAAAAAAGATGCCCAGAACGCCGATTCCAACCGGGATTTCGGTAAGGACATTATCCCGGCCATCATAGAAAAGCACCGGGTCTATGCCTATCCGTTTCGCAGCGCCTTTCCCAACGAGCAGGCCTACTGGCGCGATGTGGGAACTCTGGATTCTTTCTGGCAAGCCAATATGGAACTGCTGTCGCCGACGCCGGCACTCAATCTCTATGATGCCAAATGGCCCATCTGGACCTATCAGGAACAACTGCCGCCGGCCAAGTTTGTATTTGACGATGATGACAGGCGCGGTATGGCGCTGGACTCTGTGGTTTCCAGCGGTTGCATTATCTCAGGTGCCACTGTGCGCCACTGTGTTCTCTTCAATGAGGTCAGGGTTTGTTCTTACTCAGAGGTGGAAGACTCAGTGATCCTGCCCGATGTGGTGGTGTTGCGTCATTGCCGCATTCGCAAGGCTATTATCGACCGGGGCTGCATTATCCCCGAGGGGATGGAGATAGGCTTCAACCATGACCACGACAGGGCCAAGGGTTTTCGGGTCTCGGAAAACGGTGTAGTGCTGGTGACCCGCGACATGTTGGGACTGCCTGTGGGGTACGAATAATGGCGGCGAAAGTAAAACTGCAGGTGTTGATGTTGGCAGCGGAAAACGCCGCCCTGGCCGGTGCCAAAGTCGGCGGTATGGCCGATGTGCTGGCCGAGTTGCCTCCGGCGCTGCAAAGCCAAGGCGTGGCGGCGCATATCATAATGCCGGACTATGGCTTTTTGGCCAAGGAGCAGGGGGCCGATTTTCTGTGCGAGTTTGAATTTGCTTTCGGCGCAGGCACCACCCGGGCGCGGCTATTTCGTATCGCCAATCCGGCGGTTCAGCCTGACTCCCAGGGGTTGTGGATCTATCTTCTGGCTCATGAAGGTTTTTGCGGCGTTAAGCGTGAAGTCTACAGCCTGGATGGCCCTGAGCGCCCCTTTGCCACAGATGCAGGCAAGTTTGCCCTCTTCGGCGCTGCAGTGGCGGCGGCGCTGAAACAGGGATTATTGCCGCTGCCGGACAGGTTTCACCTGCACGACTGGCACTGCGGCGGTTTTGCCATGTTAAGAGCACTGGATCCCGCCTATCGCGGCCTATCAAAAGTGCCCTGTGTCCTCAGTATTCACAACCTGGCGATGCAGGGTGTGCGGCCGCTTGCCGGCGAGGCATCTTCCCTGGCAGCTTGGTATCCCTGGCTGTTGGCCGAAGGGGTAAACTCCAAACTGCAACTGGCGCTGGATACCCGCTACCCCGGGTGCATCAATCCGCTGCGGGCGGCGATTCAGTTCTGCGATGTTATCCATCTGGTCTCGGCGACTTACGCCAAGGAAGTGCTGCGTCCGTCACAGCCTGAACTGGGCTTCTTTGGCGGCGAGGGATTGGAGGCTGACCTGCAGGCCAAAGCCAAGCTTGGCCAGGTGTTCGGAATTCTCAACGGCTGTGACTATCAAAAAGGACTACCGCTCGCGGCCGGCAAGCGGCAGCAACTCAAGTTGCAACTGTCCAAGATAGCCACAGAGGCATTATTGAGTAAACTCGGGCGCAGCGAAGCAGTGACGCCGGCAGATATGATTGCTCAAATCCGCTTGGGGCAGATATCTGACTCACCGGGAATGCTGCTGACCTCGGTTGGCAGGCTCACTGAACAGAAGTTACTCTT contains these protein-coding regions:
- the glgC gene encoding glucose-1-phosphate adenylyltransferase, with product MPNPSPRYISNLTRETYALILAGGRGSRLHELTDWRAKPALYFGGKFRIIDFPLSNCINSGIRRVGVVTQYKSHSLIRHVTRGWGHFKKELGESVEILPASQRYSDNWYQGTADAVFQNIDIIRHELPRYVMVLSGDHIYRMDYAGLLAAHAESGADMTVSCMEVPVAEAANAFGVMEVDSSNRILGFEEKPVEPKPLPDNPESCLASMGNYVFNTEFLFEQLKKDAQNADSNRDFGKDIIPAIIEKHRVYAYPFRSAFPNEQAYWRDVGTLDSFWQANMELLSPTPALNLYDAKWPIWTYQEQLPPAKFVFDDDDRRGMALDSVVSSGCIISGATVRHCVLFNEVRVCSYSEVEDSVILPDVVVLRHCRIRKAIIDRGCIIPEGMEIGFNHDHDRAKGFRVSENGVVLVTRDMLGLPVGYE
- a CDS encoding glycogen synthase, with amino-acid sequence MAAKVKLQVLMLAAENAALAGAKVGGMADVLAELPPALQSQGVAAHIIMPDYGFLAKEQGADFLCEFEFAFGAGTTRARLFRIANPAVQPDSQGLWIYLLAHEGFCGVKREVYSLDGPERPFATDAGKFALFGAAVAAALKQGLLPLPDRFHLHDWHCGGFAMLRALDPAYRGLSKVPCVLSIHNLAMQGVRPLAGEASSLAAWYPWLLAEGVNSKLQLALDTRYPGCINPLRAAIQFCDVIHLVSATYAKEVLRPSQPELGFFGGEGLEADLQAKAKLGQVFGILNGCDYQKGLPLAAGKRQQLKLQLSKIATEALLSKLGRSEAVTPADMIAQIRLGQISDSPGMLLTSVGRLTEQKLLLLCHPWQGKTLLEELLLRLAQFSDSACFWLLGSGDEQIAALFGRIAASNSNFRFINGYHQELADALYQCGDLFVMPSSFEPCGISQMLALRAGQPCLVHATGGLADTISDGDNGLVFSGAGLDEQAKALLDALSRALELYSTANWNALRKSASASRFSWQDSARLYLTQLYQVESCSKDERRLVESAIN